From a single Nicotiana tomentosiformis chromosome 2, ASM39032v3, whole genome shotgun sequence genomic region:
- the LOC138905275 gene encoding uncharacterized protein gives MDPLKYIFQKPMPTGKLAKWQILLSEFNIVYVSQKVIKGKVLADHLAENPVDREYEPLKMYFPNEEVSFVGEDITEAYDGWRMFFDRAANFKGVGIGVVLVSETGQHYPVSAKLRFPCTTNMVEYEACILGLWLAIDMNVQELLVIENSDLLVHQVLGE, from the coding sequence atggacccgctaaaatacatctttcagaaacccatgcctacgggtaagctagcaaagtggcaaatattgctgagtgagttcAACATCGTCTATGTATCTCAAAAGGTGATCAAAGGGAAAGTATTGgcggatcatctggcagaaaatcccgtagacagagaatacgaaccattgaaaatgtattttcccaATGAGGAGGTGTCGTTCgtgggagaagatatcaccgaagcatatgatggttggagaatgttcttcgatcgagcagcaaacttcaaaggagtaggtattggaGTTGTCTTGGTATCAGAGACCggccaacactatccggtatccgcaaaactcaggtttccatgcacAACCAATATGGTGGAGTATGAGGCCTGCATTTTGGGACTctggttggccattgacatgaacgtccAGGAGCTGCTGGTAATCGAAAATTCAGACCTTTTGGTgcaccaggttctaggagaatag